In a genomic window of Amycolatopsis japonica:
- a CDS encoding DUF7455 domain-containing protein produces the protein MTSPTLTRPELTAADRCDRCGAAAQVRAILSTGGELLFCGHHARAHETKLKEMSADIQR, from the coding sequence ATGACTTCACCGACGCTCACCCGCCCCGAACTGACCGCTGCCGACCGATGCGACCGGTGTGGAGCTGCAGCCCAGGTTCGAGCCATTCTCAGCACCGGTGGCGAGTTGCTCTTCTGTGGTCACCACGCCCGCGCACACGAGACGAAGCTCAAGGAAATGTCCGCGGACATTCAGCGGTAA
- a CDS encoding alpha/beta fold hydrolase, producing MTTYDLLGETRDVDLGDARIRYRDRGEGPPVVFVHGLLTNGLLWRKVAPAVADVGFRCLTPDWPLGSHEIPVPRADLSPPGVAALIARFLEALDLTDVTVVANDTGGALTQLLMTTNPERVGRVVLTPSDSFERFLPPLFAGLSPLARIPGGVGLVTAALRWRWLLKTTDFLWLAKHPVPGHILDAYLLPSRRSAEIRDDLRRFMASVDNRYTLTAAERLPAFTKPVLLAWAPEDRHFPLWLGRKLAGVLPNAELKTIEDSYAFVPEDQPERLSGMMVEFLRAHATT from the coding sequence ATGACGACCTACGACCTCTTGGGCGAGACACGCGACGTGGATCTCGGCGACGCCCGCATCCGCTACCGCGACCGCGGCGAAGGCCCTCCCGTGGTCTTCGTGCACGGACTCCTCACCAACGGCCTGCTCTGGCGCAAGGTGGCCCCCGCCGTCGCCGACGTGGGCTTCCGCTGCCTGACCCCGGACTGGCCACTGGGTTCGCACGAGATCCCGGTCCCCCGCGCCGACCTGAGCCCGCCCGGCGTCGCGGCGCTCATCGCGCGGTTCCTCGAAGCGCTCGACCTGACCGACGTCACCGTGGTCGCCAACGACACCGGCGGCGCGCTGACGCAACTGCTCATGACCACGAACCCGGAACGGGTGGGCCGGGTCGTGCTGACGCCGTCGGACTCCTTCGAGCGCTTCCTGCCGCCGTTGTTCGCGGGTCTGAGCCCGCTCGCCCGGATCCCCGGCGGTGTCGGGCTGGTGACCGCGGCGCTGCGCTGGCGGTGGCTGCTGAAGACGACCGACTTCCTCTGGCTGGCCAAACACCCGGTCCCGGGCCACATCCTCGACGCCTATCTGCTGCCCAGCCGCCGGAGCGCGGAGATCCGCGACGATCTGCGCCGGTTCATGGCGAGCGTCGACAACCGCTACACCCTGACCGCCGCCGAGCGGCTGCCCGCCTTCACCAAGCCCGTACTGCTGGCCTGGGCGCCCGAAGACCGGCACTTCCCGTTGTGGCTGGGCCGCAAGCTCGCCGGGGTCCTGCCGAACGCCGAACTGAAGACGATCGAGGACTCCTACGCCTTCGTGCCGGAGGACCAGCCGGAGCGGCTGAGCGGCATGATGGTGGAATTCCTGCGTGCCCACGCCACGACGTAG
- a CDS encoding TetR/AcrR family transcriptional regulator, whose amino-acid sequence MPTPRRSQTERSQSTQAALITAARTLFAEQGYAAVPADEIVRAAGVTRGALYHHFGDKQGLFRAVIEQIETEITEDLKTVLGAAGDPWTGALGVLSRFLDLCLRPEVVRIALTDAVSVLGWQEWRELENRYGLGLITEILESAAADGLLIDAPVPELAQLVLSACAEAALMIAHAEDREAAKEKALAALVALLSGLVTERI is encoded by the coding sequence GTGCCCACGCCACGACGTAGCCAGACCGAACGCTCGCAATCGACGCAGGCCGCGTTGATCACGGCGGCGCGGACGCTGTTCGCCGAACAGGGATACGCCGCCGTGCCCGCCGACGAGATCGTCCGGGCGGCGGGTGTCACCCGCGGCGCGCTGTATCACCACTTCGGGGACAAACAGGGGCTGTTCCGGGCCGTGATCGAGCAGATCGAAACGGAGATCACCGAGGATCTGAAGACCGTCCTGGGCGCCGCGGGCGACCCGTGGACGGGGGCGCTCGGGGTGCTGAGCCGGTTCCTGGACCTGTGTCTGCGGCCCGAGGTGGTGCGGATCGCGCTCACCGACGCCGTCTCCGTCCTGGGCTGGCAGGAATGGCGCGAACTGGAGAACCGGTACGGGCTGGGCCTGATCACGGAGATCCTGGAGTCCGCCGCGGCGGACGGGCTGCTGATCGACGCGCCTGTCCCGGAGCTGGCGCAACTGGTGCTGAGCGCCTGCGCGGAGGCCGCGCTGATGATCGCGCACGCCGAAGACCGCGAAGCCGCGAAGGAGAAAGCCCTGGCCGCCCTGGTGGCCCTGCTGTCCGGCCTCGTGACAGAACGCATTTAG
- a CDS encoding ROK family transcriptional regulator yields the protein MMKPVTSTPVARPDEVRRHNRTTLLRLLHVSGPSTRATLATELGLNRSTIKTLVDGLAEAGVVEERVPRPGRGAGRPSLLVLPQPHAAVVLAVDLQVEHVAIALVGFGGQILGRNSWNLHGRTREADEVITHVIESTTVLAGDLGVQPIAAGVSVPGVVRRADGHVHEAPNLRWTDVALGERLGGVLRIPVLVGNDAELGAIAEHLRGAARGSSDAVYVSADVGVGGGIIADGSSLRGGAGYVGEIGHMAIRPGGRPCYCGSSGCWETEVGEAALCRALDLPEDTPRGAILFELRELGRDPHAAEERLSEFAEWLTLGLVNVVNLLGPQLVVLGDLLTVLPDSVVKSVAAEVRRRSLVSRAVGGTQIVSSALGADVKLLGAAEAAFEMILDTV from the coding sequence ATGATGAAGCCCGTGACCAGCACACCCGTTGCACGACCAGACGAGGTGCGCAGGCACAACCGCACGACCTTGCTCCGGTTGCTGCACGTCAGCGGCCCGAGCACCAGGGCGACCCTCGCCACCGAGCTGGGGCTCAACCGCAGCACCATCAAGACCCTCGTCGACGGCCTCGCGGAAGCGGGGGTCGTCGAGGAGCGGGTCCCGAGGCCGGGACGAGGGGCGGGCCGCCCTTCGCTCCTGGTCCTGCCGCAGCCGCACGCGGCGGTGGTGCTCGCGGTCGATCTCCAGGTCGAACACGTGGCGATCGCGCTGGTCGGGTTCGGCGGCCAGATCCTCGGGCGCAACAGCTGGAACCTCCACGGCCGGACGCGCGAGGCCGACGAAGTGATCACGCACGTGATCGAGTCGACCACCGTGCTGGCCGGCGACCTCGGCGTACAGCCGATCGCCGCGGGCGTGTCCGTGCCCGGCGTCGTCCGCCGGGCCGACGGGCACGTCCACGAGGCTCCCAACCTGCGCTGGACCGACGTGGCGCTCGGGGAACGGCTCGGCGGTGTGCTGCGCATCCCCGTCCTGGTCGGCAACGACGCCGAACTAGGCGCCATCGCCGAACACCTGCGCGGCGCCGCGCGGGGCTCGTCGGACGCCGTGTACGTCTCCGCCGACGTCGGTGTCGGGGGCGGGATCATCGCGGACGGCTCGTCGCTGCGCGGCGGCGCGGGCTACGTCGGCGAGATCGGGCACATGGCGATCCGGCCGGGCGGCCGTCCCTGCTACTGCGGGTCCAGCGGCTGCTGGGAGACCGAGGTCGGCGAGGCGGCGCTGTGCCGCGCCCTCGACCTGCCCGAGGACACCCCGCGCGGGGCGATCCTGTTCGAACTGCGCGAGCTGGGCCGGGATCCGCACGCGGCCGAGGAACGGCTGTCGGAGTTCGCGGAATGGCTGACGCTGGGCCTGGTGAACGTGGTCAACCTGCTCGGCCCGCAGCTGGTGGTGCTGGGCGACCTGCTCACCGTGCTGCCCGATTCGGTCGTGAAGTCGGTGGCGGCCGAGGTCCGGCGGCGGAGCCTGGTCAGCCGGGCCGTCGGCGGGACGCAGATCGTGAGTTCGGCGCTCGGGGCGGACGTGAAGCTGCTGGGTGCGGCCGAGGCGGCGTTCGAAATGATCCTGGACACCGTGTAG